In one Dermacentor albipictus isolate Rhodes 1998 colony chromosome 4, USDA_Dalb.pri_finalv2, whole genome shotgun sequence genomic region, the following are encoded:
- the LOC139059657 gene encoding innexin inx2-like: MDQIFGGLKSFVKIEAIVTDNHAFRLHYKVTCALLIAFSILVTSRQYIGDPIDCITKDSVPTRVLDTFCWIHSTFSVKDSWDKKVGTQIPYPGVDKYSPGEKRVYHAYYQWVCFVLFLQAVLFYVPRYLWLASEGSKISKLVLDLGSPILSDEKRKHNRKLLLEYFANNVGQHQMYAFHYFFCELLNFVNVIGQIYLMDHFLGGEFTTYGLKVLQFSEWDWSVRSDPMVKVFPRLTKCTFHMYGSSGDVQKHDAMCVLPINIINEKIYVFLWFWFVILAVVSALVLVYRVVLFISPLTRYHAIKSKARLTNGTQLERVLERSQIGEWFLLDLLVKNLDPVHYRDLITDLDKHLGSNITEHV, encoded by the coding sequence ATGGACCAGATATTCGGCGGGCTCAAGAGCTTCGTGAAGATCGAAGCCATCGTCACCGACAACCACGCGTTCCGGCTGCACTACAAGGTGACGTGCGCGCTTCTTATCGCCTTCAGCATCCTGGTCACCAGTCGACAGTACATCGGGGACCCCATCGACTGCATCACCAAGGACAGCGTGCCCACGCGTGTGCTGGACACATTCTGCTGGATTCATTCCACGTTCAGCGTCAAGGACTCCTGGGACAAGAAAGTGGGCACTCAGATTCCGTATCCCGGCGTGGATAAGTACTCGCCGGGCGAGAAGCGGGTGTACCACGCCTACTACCAGTGGGTCTGCTTCGTGCTCTTCCTCCAGGCCGTGCTCTTTTACGTACCTCGCTACCTGTGGCTCGCGTCCGAGGGCAGCAAAATCAGCAAGCTCGTGCTCGACCTCGGCTCGCCCATCCTGAGCGACGAGAAGCGAAAGCACAACCGCAAACTCCTCCTCGAGTACTTCGCCAACAATGTAGGCCAGCACCAAATGTACGCCTTCCACTATTTCTTCTGCGAGCTGCTCAACTTCGTGAACGTCATCGGACAAATCTACCTCATGGACCACTTCCTCGGTGGCGAGTTCACGACGTACGGCTTGAAGGTCCTCCAGTTCAGCGAGTGGGACTGGTCCGTGCGTTCCGACCCCATGGTTAAAGTCTTTCCGAGGCTTACGAAGTGCACTTTCCACATGTACGGTTCGTCCGGCGACGTGCAGAAGCACGACGCCATGTGTGTCCTCCCGATCAACATTATCAACGAGAAGATATACGTGTTCCTCTGGTTCTGGTTTGTCATCCTAGCCGTGGTCTCCGCCCTTGTGCTGGTGTACCGTGTTGTGCTGTTCATTTCGCCTCTGACCAGGTATCACGCCATCAAGTCGAAGGCACGCCTGACCAACGGTACCCAGCTGGAGCGTGTGCTGGAACGGAGCCAAATAGGCGAGTGGTTTTTGCTTGACCTGCTCGTCAAGAACTTAGACCCGGTCCACTACAGGGATCTCATCACGGATCTTGACAAACACCTGGGAAGCAACATCACCGAGCACGTCTGA